A stretch of DNA from Parvularcula bermudensis HTCC2503:
GCTGAGACCGGCAACGATCCGGTTACGGCGGGGGAAATCTTGGCCCTTTGCCCGACGGCCAATCGCATCCTCGGCGAGGATCAAGCCTTGCTTCCCTATAGCCCGATAGAGATCGGCATGATCAGGCGGATAGATCGAATCAATGCCGCCCGCAATGACAGCAATGGTCCCGGTCTTCAGGGCGCCCTTATGCGCAGCTCCATCGATCCCCCGCGCGAGACCAGAGACCACCACGCAGCCCGCCTCGCCCAGATCCGCCGCTAGTGTCTCAGCGAGGCGGAGACCGGCGGAGGACGCATTCCGTGCGCCGACGATGGCCACGGCGGGACGCGTGAGGAGATCCCCCCTTCCAAGCAAGGTCAGCACAGGGGGCGGATCTTCGATCGCCCGAAGAGCCGTTGGATAGGACGGATCCGTCAAAGAGAGGAGGGTGGCCCCATATCCATGGGCATCCGCCCATTCAGCCCGGGCCGCCGCCGCCGATGGGAGCGCCAGCGACCGCCCCTTGCGCGGGATTTCACCAGAGTCGAGGCCGCGAATCACGGCGATGGCTGAGCCGAACCGGTCAATGAGCCGACGAAAAGTGAGGGGGCCGAGCCCCACGGTTCGGGCAAGGCGAAGAGCGGCCAGCGTTTCGTCGCTGACCCCCTCGACACTCAAAGGGCGGCGGCGTCGGTTTCCCCGGTCCGGATCCGAACGGCCCGCTCCACTGTCGTCACGAAGATCTTACCGTCTCCGATGCGACCGGATTGAGCCGCCTCGGTGATCGCTCTTAGGACATCGTCGACAAGACTGTCCTCGATCACGATCTCGATTTTAAGTTTCGGCAGGAAATCAACGACATATTCGGCGCCGCGATAGAGCTCGGTATGGCCTTTCTGACGTCCAAAACCGCGCGCTTCTGACACCGTCATGCCCTTAAGGCCGAGGGCCTGCAGGGCCTCCTTAACATCGTCAAGCTTGAACGGCTTGATGAGGGCTTCGACCTTCTTCATCCGGGGTCTCCATGGCAATTCAATGACAGCGTACTTATCCACCGCATGATAGGCAAGAAACCTTCATAACGGCGATAGAAGAGCTTTCACCATGATTCCGCTGGTGTCACCCGATCAAATGCAGAATGTCGACCAGCGCACCATCGCCGCCGGTACCGACGGCTTTGTCTTGATGCGGCGGGCAGGGGCTGCAATTGCCGCTGTTCTACGCGGTCGATGGAGCGCAAGGCCGGTCCTTGTCCTCACCGGCCCTGGCCAGAATGGCGGGGATGGCTGGATCGTGGCGGATCTGTTGGCGCGGGCAGGATGGCCCGTCACCGTCGCAACGAACTGGGCCCCCTCCACCCTGAAAGGCGATGCGCACAGGGCCGCGGCGAGGGCGGGGCTCTCGCCGATTTCTCTCACCGAGGCGCTGTCCCGACCGCATACGCTTGTGGTCGATGCGCTGTTCGGAGCGGGGCTGAGCCGTCCGATTAAAGGGCCAC
This window harbors:
- the dprA gene encoding DNA-processing protein DprA; its protein translation is MSVEGVSDETLAALRLARTVGLGPLTFRRLIDRFGSAIAVIRGLDSGEIPRKGRSLALPSAAAARAEWADAHGYGATLLSLTDPSYPTALRAIEDPPPVLTLLGRGDLLTRPAVAIVGARNASSAGLRLAETLAADLGEAGCVVVSGLARGIDGAAHKGALKTGTIAVIAGGIDSIYPPDHADLYRAIGKQGLILAEDAIGRRAKGQDFPRRNRIVAGLSRVIVVVEAAERSGTLITARMGNEQGREIGAVPGSPLDPRSAGTNRLLRSGATLIRHAEDVLELLEQEHRAQPITLQELPSPYEAPQITEDLKERVRNLLSVTPTSRDVLLRETGLAPGTLADCLLDLLLDGHIEEVGGGAYALSIGGTGGR
- a CDS encoding P-II family nitrogen regulator, whose translation is MKKVEALIKPFKLDDVKEALQALGLKGMTVSEARGFGRQKGHTELYRGAEYVVDFLPKLKIEIVIEDSLVDDVLRAITEAAQSGRIGDGKIFVTTVERAVRIRTGETDAAAL